Part of the Aquamicrobium lusatiense genome is shown below.
TCGCCAGGAAGGAACCAAGAACTCGATGGGTTAGCCATTGGACCCCGGCTGGACCCTTCGCTGGACCCCGGAAGCCAGCGGCGCGGCGTCTGCCTGCGCGCTCCTCTCCCGAGCATATTGGTTTTCTAACGGCCTCGACGAAATGTGTAAGGCCCTGCGATGTACACCCGAAAATTTCCTCAGAGGACGATTTTTCTTGACAGCCGATTGGCGTTTTCGATGACGAACTGCTGCGAGCGTCGAGGCGACGGCACGCGACCGTTCAGCCGCCAGGTGATCACCGCAAGGCCGTACTGCCAGCGCTTGGTCGCGGCCGTGCGCGACAGACCAAACTGCCAGCAGATCGGCTTCCACGCCATTCCGTCGGCCCGAGCCCAGACCAGGCGGCCATCCTCGGGCTCGAGCCAGCGCAGCCAGAGCATCGCCTCCTCGGCCTGCGTGATCTGACGCGGGCTGGGCCTTGGCCGCCGCATCTGCGGCTCCTGACCGACCTTGTCGGCGAAGCTGTGGAAATACTCTGGCCAGGCGTTGAAGAAGCCCTGTGGCATGACGCCCGGCATCTGCCGCATCACGCCCGCCGCAAGTTCCAGCCGGTCCTGCACCTGTGCTGTG
Proteins encoded:
- a CDS encoding DUF6362 family protein produces the protein MGEWTTAQVQDRLELAAGVMRQMPGVMPQGFFNAWPEYFHSFADKVGQEPQMRRPRPSPRQITQAEEAMLWLRWLEPEDGRLVWARADGMAWKPICWQFGLSRTAATKRWQYGLAVITWRLNGRVPSPRRSQQFVIENANRLSRKIVL